The following are from one region of the Prochlorococcus marinus str. SB genome:
- the tal gene encoding transaldolase, whose translation MKSILEQLSSMTVVVADTGDLDSIKKFQPRDATTNPSLILAAAKNPDYVKLIDRALDSSQKALSQGFSEIELIKETVDQVSVFFGKEILKIISGRVSTEVDARLSFDTEATVEKARKLINLYKNFGIKKERILIKIAATWEGIKAAEILEKEGIKCNLTLLFNFCQAVTCANAKITLISPFVGRILDWHKAKTGKTSFVGSEDPGVISVTQIYNYFKEKGFKTEVMGASFRNLDEIKELAGCDLLTIAPKFLEELKKEKGELVRKLDESTQINNSIDYEFEEKDFRLSMLEDQMASEKLSEGITGFSKAIEELEELLIKRYSEIKNHKLISAN comes from the coding sequence ATGAAATCAATTTTAGAACAATTGTCCTCAATGACCGTTGTTGTTGCTGATACTGGAGATTTAGATTCGATAAAAAAATTTCAACCAAGGGACGCCACCACCAATCCATCGCTAATACTTGCTGCTGCTAAGAACCCTGATTATGTGAAGTTAATTGATAGAGCTTTAGACAGTTCACAAAAGGCATTGTCCCAAGGATTCTCTGAAATTGAATTAATTAAAGAAACTGTTGACCAAGTTTCAGTATTTTTTGGAAAAGAAATATTGAAAATTATTTCAGGGCGTGTATCTACAGAAGTTGATGCAAGACTGAGCTTTGACACTGAAGCTACGGTAGAAAAAGCAAGAAAATTGATCAATCTTTATAAAAATTTTGGAATTAAAAAGGAAAGAATTTTAATTAAGATTGCCGCAACTTGGGAGGGAATTAAGGCAGCTGAAATTTTGGAAAAAGAGGGTATTAAGTGCAACTTAACTTTACTTTTTAACTTCTGCCAAGCTGTAACTTGTGCTAATGCAAAGATAACTCTAATTTCTCCCTTCGTTGGCCGTATATTAGATTGGCATAAAGCAAAAACTGGTAAAACTAGTTTTGTCGGTTCTGAAGATCCTGGTGTTATTTCGGTTACACAAATATACAATTACTTTAAAGAAAAGGGATTCAAGACAGAAGTAATGGGAGCGAGCTTTAGAAATCTCGATGAAATAAAAGAATTAGCAGGTTGCGATCTTTTAACAATCGCACCAAAATTTCTTGAGGAACTAAAAAAAGAAAAAGGAGAGTTAGTTAGAAAATTAGATGAAAGTACCCAAATAAATAATTCTATTGATTATGAATTTGAAGAAAAAGATTTCAGATTAAGTATGTTAGAAGATCAAATGGCAAGTGAAAAGCTTAGTGAAGGTATCACTGGATTCAGTAAGGCTATAGAAGAATTAGAAGAGCTGCTAATAAAGAGATATTCAGAGATTAAAAATCATAAATTGATTTCTGCTAATTAA
- the hemH gene encoding ferrochelatase, with amino-acid sequence MDKIGVLLMNLGGPERITDVGPFLYNLFSDPEIIRTPFPFFQKPLAWLISTLRSTTSQQAYLSIGGGSPIRRITEQQARELQSKLRDKGFNATTYIAMRYWHPFTESAIADMKADGIDQVVVIPLYPHFSISTSGSSFRELKKLRDSDDEFKKVPMRCVRSWFSQAGYLKSMVELISEQISLCESPSKAHIFFTAHGVPKSYVEEAGDPYKQQIEDCSLLIINELEKCLGHSNPHTLSYQSRVGPVEWLKPYTEEVLADLGRSNVNDLIVVPISFVGEHIETLQEIDIEYKEIAEKAGIKNFRRVKALNTHPTFIEGLSDLVISCLEGPLVNLEEASQLPEKVKLYPQEKWQWGWNNSSEVWNGRVAMIIFLVLFIELISGSGPLHKLGIL; translated from the coding sequence ATGGATAAAATAGGCGTCTTACTAATGAATTTAGGAGGGCCTGAACGCATTACTGATGTAGGCCCATTCTTATACAATCTTTTTTCTGATCCAGAAATAATCAGGACTCCTTTCCCTTTTTTTCAAAAGCCCCTAGCTTGGTTAATTAGTACACTTAGGAGTACTACCTCACAACAGGCTTACCTCTCTATAGGTGGAGGTTCACCTATCAGAAGGATAACTGAACAACAAGCAAGAGAATTACAGTCTAAATTAAGGGACAAAGGTTTTAATGCTACTACCTATATTGCTATGAGGTATTGGCATCCTTTTACCGAATCAGCAATTGCTGATATGAAAGCAGATGGCATAGATCAAGTTGTTGTAATACCCTTATATCCACATTTTTCTATAAGTACTAGTGGTTCGAGCTTTAGGGAATTAAAAAAATTGCGAGATTCTGATGATGAATTTAAGAAGGTTCCAATGAGATGTGTTAGGAGTTGGTTCAGTCAAGCAGGTTACTTAAAGTCTATGGTTGAATTAATTTCTGAACAAATTTCACTTTGTGAATCACCTTCAAAAGCCCATATATTTTTCACTGCTCATGGAGTTCCTAAGAGTTACGTAGAGGAAGCTGGAGACCCTTACAAACAACAAATTGAAGATTGTTCTTTATTAATTATTAATGAGTTGGAGAAATGTTTAGGACATAGTAACCCTCATACACTTTCTTATCAAAGTAGAGTCGGTCCTGTTGAATGGTTGAAGCCTTATACAGAAGAAGTGTTAGCTGATCTTGGAAGGTCTAATGTTAATGATCTGATTGTGGTCCCTATAAGTTTCGTTGGAGAGCATATTGAAACATTGCAAGAAATTGATATTGAATATAAAGAAATTGCTGAAAAGGCTGGTATTAAAAATTTTCGGAGAGTTAAGGCTTTAAATACTCATCCTACTTTTATTGAGGGCCTAAGTGATCTGGTGATTTCCTGTTTGGAAGGACCTCTTGTTAATTTAGAAGAGGCTTCTCAGTTGCCTGAAAAAGTGAAACTTTATCCCCAAGAGAAGTGGCAATGGGGTTGGAATAATAGTTCAGAAGTATGGAATGGAAGGGTAGCAATGATTATTTTTCTTGTGCTTTTTATTGAACTTATTTCAGGCTCTGGACCTCTACATAAATTAGGCATTTTATAA
- the pyrH gene encoding UMP kinase yields MTYKRVLLKLSGEALMGEKPYGIDPAIVQSIAEDVSKVVENNVQLAIVVGGGNIFRGLKGSADGMDRATADYVGMLATVMNAISLQDGLERVGVATRVQTAIEMQEIAEPYIRRRAMRHLEKGRVVVFGGGCGNPFFTTDTTAALRAAEINAEVVMKATKVDGVYDRDPNQFKDAKKYSSLSYQQVLSDEIAVMDSTAIALCKDNNIPIMVFDIFKKGNISKAVAGDPIGSLIS; encoded by the coding sequence ATGACTTACAAAAGAGTTCTCTTAAAACTTAGTGGTGAAGCACTAATGGGTGAAAAACCTTATGGTATTGATCCTGCTATAGTTCAGTCAATTGCAGAGGATGTTTCAAAAGTAGTCGAAAATAATGTACAACTTGCAATAGTTGTTGGGGGCGGGAATATTTTTAGGGGGCTTAAAGGGTCTGCAGATGGCATGGATAGAGCGACAGCTGATTATGTTGGTATGCTCGCAACAGTAATGAACGCTATTTCACTTCAAGATGGTTTAGAAAGAGTAGGAGTTGCAACCAGAGTTCAAACTGCAATAGAGATGCAGGAAATTGCCGAACCCTACATCAGAAGAAGAGCCATGAGGCACCTAGAAAAAGGTAGAGTTGTAGTCTTCGGAGGTGGATGCGGAAATCCATTTTTTACAACTGATACTACAGCAGCTTTGAGAGCAGCAGAGATAAACGCTGAAGTTGTTATGAAGGCTACTAAAGTTGATGGAGTATACGATCGTGATCCTAATCAATTTAAAGATGCAAAAAAATATTCCTCTCTCAGTTATCAACAAGTTCTAAGTGATGAAATCGCCGTAATGGACAGTACTGCGATTGCACTTTGCAAAGATAATAATATCCCAATTATGGTTTTTGATATATTCAAAAAAGGGAACATTTCTAAAGCCGTTGCAGGTGATCCAATAGGCTCTTTAATTAGTTAG
- the frr gene encoding ribosome recycling factor: protein MKEKEIQENMNKSIEAIQRNFNTIRTGRANASLLDRVSVEYYGAETPIKSLATINTVDSQTISIQPFDISCLQAIEKSISMSDLGIIPNNDGKVIRINVPPLTEERRKEFCKLASKYAEEGKVALRNIRRDAVDKEKKDVKDGLISIDESRDNQSEIQKITDKYIALIETKLSEKEKEILKV from the coding sequence ATGAAAGAAAAAGAAATTCAAGAAAATATGAATAAAAGTATTGAAGCGATACAAAGAAACTTTAATACAATTAGGACAGGCAGAGCTAATGCTTCCTTGTTAGACAGAGTAAGTGTTGAGTACTACGGAGCAGAAACACCAATCAAATCGCTTGCCACTATAAACACTGTTGATTCGCAAACAATTTCAATACAACCTTTCGATATTTCATGTTTGCAAGCGATAGAGAAATCTATTTCTATGAGTGATTTAGGTATTATTCCAAATAATGATGGGAAAGTAATAAGAATAAATGTTCCTCCTTTAACAGAAGAAAGAAGAAAAGAATTTTGTAAATTAGCCTCTAAATATGCAGAGGAAGGAAAAGTAGCTCTGAGAAATATCAGAAGAGATGCTGTTGATAAAGAAAAAAAAGACGTAAAAGATGGCCTTATTTCTATTGACGAATCGAGAGATAATCAATCTGAAATTCAGAAAATTACTGATAAATATATCGCTTTAATAGAAACTAAATTGTCTGAGAAAGAGAAGGAAATTCTAAAAGTTTGA
- the cobO gene encoding cob(I)yrinic acid a,c-diamide adenosyltransferase has translation MQEKPSSSEKIFNLDNQANKLGMGGKLSPDNDESSYKKRMQQRKDIQAERLQIRKTKKGLLIVFTGNGKGKTTASLGMALRTIGHGYKVAIIQFIKGGWTTGEEKALKNFPSNLSWHSLGEGFTWETQDRIRDEKLVQEAWQLAKKYIQNESYKLIILDEINIATKLGYLAPGEIITFLKSLKNRKNHIVLTGRGASDSIINYADLVTEMRLIKHPFKEQGIKAQKCVEF, from the coding sequence ATGCAAGAAAAACCTTCATCTTCCGAGAAAATATTTAACCTCGATAATCAAGCCAATAAACTTGGGATGGGAGGTAAATTATCACCGGATAACGATGAGAGCTCATATAAAAAAAGAATGCAGCAAAGAAAAGATATTCAAGCCGAAAGACTACAAATTAGAAAAACAAAAAAAGGATTATTGATTGTTTTCACAGGAAATGGCAAGGGCAAGACAACTGCATCTTTAGGTATGGCTTTAAGGACGATAGGGCATGGCTATAAAGTAGCAATAATTCAATTTATCAAAGGAGGCTGGACCACTGGAGAAGAAAAAGCACTTAAAAACTTTCCTTCAAACCTATCTTGGCATTCATTAGGAGAGGGATTTACGTGGGAAACGCAAGACAGAATAAGAGATGAAAAATTGGTTCAAGAGGCTTGGCAATTAGCCAAAAAATACATACAAAACGAATCTTATAAACTTATCATTCTTGATGAAATTAATATTGCTACAAAACTTGGTTATCTTGCACCCGGAGAAATAATCACTTTTTTAAAAAGCTTAAAAAACAGAAAAAATCATATTGTTTTGACTGGAAGGGGAGCATCTGATTCAATTATCAATTACGCCGATCTAGTTACAGAAATGAGACTAATAAAACATCCATTTAAAGAACAAGGAATAAAAGCACAAAAGTGTGTTGAATTTTAG
- the ilvB gene encoding biosynthetic-type acetolactate synthase large subunit → MTLTSRSFSKGSSKHENPIWITGADALMDSLKIHGVKVIFGYPGGAILPIYDAVHKAEQEGWLKHYMVRHEQGGSHAADGYARSTGEVGVCFGTSGPGATNLVTGIATAQMDSVPLVVVTGQVPRPAIGTDAFQETDIFGITLPIVKHSWVIRDPSDIAKIVSEAFFIASSGRPGPVLIDVPKDVGQEFFNYQRVLPGEIIPKGFKRNGEINDSDINKAIKLIEDSERPLLYVGGGAISSGAHDEIKTLAKNYQIPVTTTLMGKGAFDEKDNLSVGMLGMHGTAYANFAVTECDLLIAIGARFDDRVTGKLDTFAPNAKVIHIDIDPAEVNKNRRVDVAIVSDVSKAVLKINEQSLKNKLTCQTKNWLEKIDFWKNKHPLYDPPKEGEIYPQEVLLKVREFLPEAYVTTDVGQHQMWAAQYLRNSPRKWISSAGLGTMGFGLPAAIGVKAALPDSDVICIAGDASVLMNIQELGTLSQYGLKVKLIIINNRWQGMVRQWQESFYDERYSSSDMSCGEPDFVKLAESFGVKGYLISDRKQLQNELKNALNHDGPALINILVRRGENCYPMVPPGKSNAQMVGYVNCED, encoded by the coding sequence GTGACTCTTACTTCGAGATCCTTTTCAAAGGGTAGTTCAAAACATGAAAACCCAATTTGGATAACCGGTGCAGATGCACTAATGGATTCCTTAAAAATTCATGGAGTAAAAGTTATATTTGGGTATCCCGGGGGAGCCATATTACCAATATATGATGCTGTTCATAAGGCAGAACAAGAAGGTTGGTTAAAGCATTATATGGTAAGGCATGAACAAGGTGGTTCGCATGCGGCTGATGGATATGCAAGATCTACTGGTGAAGTAGGAGTATGTTTTGGGACCTCAGGCCCAGGTGCAACAAATTTGGTAACTGGAATTGCCACTGCGCAAATGGATTCAGTCCCCCTAGTTGTAGTTACAGGTCAAGTCCCAAGACCTGCTATAGGGACAGACGCTTTTCAAGAAACTGATATTTTTGGCATAACTCTTCCAATAGTTAAACATTCATGGGTAATAAGAGATCCTTCAGATATAGCGAAAATAGTTTCTGAAGCTTTTTTTATAGCCTCATCTGGAAGACCTGGACCTGTTTTAATTGATGTACCCAAAGATGTAGGTCAGGAGTTCTTTAATTACCAAAGAGTTTTGCCTGGCGAGATTATTCCTAAAGGATTTAAAAGGAATGGAGAAATTAATGATTCCGATATAAATAAAGCAATTAAATTAATAGAAGATTCTGAAAGACCTCTTCTATACGTAGGTGGTGGAGCAATATCTTCAGGGGCTCATGACGAAATAAAAACTTTGGCAAAGAATTATCAAATACCAGTTACCACAACCTTAATGGGGAAGGGCGCTTTTGATGAAAAAGACAATTTATCAGTAGGGATGTTAGGAATGCATGGAACTGCTTACGCAAATTTCGCTGTTACAGAATGCGATCTTTTAATTGCTATTGGAGCTAGATTCGATGATAGGGTGACAGGAAAATTAGATACTTTCGCACCTAATGCAAAGGTAATTCATATAGATATCGATCCAGCAGAAGTTAATAAAAATAGACGAGTAGATGTTGCTATTGTTTCTGATGTTTCAAAAGCTGTTCTAAAAATTAATGAACAATCTCTAAAAAATAAACTTACTTGTCAGACAAAAAACTGGTTAGAAAAAATTGATTTTTGGAAAAATAAACACCCTTTATATGATCCGCCTAAAGAAGGAGAAATTTATCCTCAAGAGGTTCTTTTAAAAGTGAGAGAATTTTTACCAGAAGCTTATGTAACTACAGATGTAGGACAACATCAGATGTGGGCTGCTCAATATCTTAGAAATTCCCCAAGAAAATGGATTAGTAGTGCAGGCTTAGGCACTATGGGTTTTGGATTGCCAGCGGCAATTGGAGTAAAAGCAGCCTTACCTGACTCAGATGTAATTTGTATTGCAGGAGATGCAAGTGTGTTAATGAATATTCAAGAATTAGGAACTTTATCTCAATATGGTCTAAAGGTGAAATTGATTATTATCAATAATCGCTGGCAAGGGATGGTAAGACAATGGCAAGAAAGTTTCTACGATGAAAGATATTCCTCATCTGATATGAGTTGTGGTGAACCTGATTTTGTAAAACTTGCTGAGTCTTTTGGAGTTAAAGGATATTTGATTTCTGATAGAAAACAATTACAGAATGAATTAAAAAATGCGCTTAATCATGATGGCCCTGCCTTGATTAATATCCTTGTCAGAAGAGGTGAAAATTGTTATCCAATGGTTCCTCCTGGCAAAAGTAATGCTCAAATGGTTGGATATGTTAATTGTGAAGACTAA
- a CDS encoding peptidoglycan D,D-transpeptidase FtsI family protein gives MKKYKKIVRLTPLDQRRFKFLYIFSLLLIFCLFGRLVKLQVFNASDLQRKARLIQSSKINALKKRRSIVDRNNRLIAYDKPLYKLWAHPQYFNFPGDSINRVRSIEEVTKKLSSILDINNEILVEKFNNKMIGIKLLDKISEEKAEKIRNLQISGLDLFKYSHRYYPQGEIYSNLVGFVNDENKGSAGLELHLDNQIKVFNKSNLIKRGGDGTPLPDNSAPGDFIYDYKSLGLTIDSKLQKASFNALSKQVREWKAKKGFAIVMDVNNGRILSLVTVPSYDPNKFWQYDSELFRGWYSQDLFEPGSTFKPINLALALEEKVIQKDGLVEDIGRIKVGGWTLSNWNKKGNGYIDYPKVLQVSSNVGMVKIMQNLDPTIYWDWLQNLGINKNLETDLFESTAGQLKRKDLFVNQSIEPAVTSFGKGFSISPLKLVQLHAALANGGFEVTPHVTSTFKERVNKNSKKQFFSPDVSKIVLEWMESVVDKGSGSGAKIEGYRIAGKTGTSQKAINGSYTSKKVCSFVATLPVNDPKFAVLVVIDEPSKSYAYGSTVAVPVAKEIIESLIVIEKIPPNIKDHGMIVKKP, from the coding sequence ATGAAAAAATACAAAAAAATTGTTCGTTTAACACCACTAGATCAAAGAAGATTTAAATTTCTCTATATTTTTAGTTTACTACTAATATTTTGTTTATTTGGTAGGTTAGTTAAATTGCAAGTCTTTAACGCATCTGATTTGCAAAGGAAAGCTAGATTAATACAGTCTTCTAAAATTAACGCCTTAAAAAAAAGGAGATCAATTGTTGATAGAAATAATAGACTAATTGCTTACGATAAACCTCTTTACAAATTATGGGCCCATCCACAATATTTTAATTTTCCTGGTGATTCAATTAATAGAGTTCGCAGTATTGAAGAAGTTACAAAAAAATTGTCATCTATCTTGGATATTAATAATGAAATACTCGTTGAGAAATTTAATAATAAAATGATTGGTATCAAGCTTTTGGATAAGATTTCTGAAGAAAAGGCAGAAAAGATTAGGAACCTTCAAATAAGCGGACTTGATTTGTTTAAATATTCTCATAGATATTATCCTCAAGGAGAGATTTACTCCAATCTTGTAGGTTTTGTAAATGATGAAAATAAAGGTTCAGCAGGTTTAGAGCTTCATTTAGATAATCAAATTAAAGTTTTTAATAAAAGTAATTTAATAAAAAGAGGAGGAGATGGAACTCCTCTACCGGATAATTCGGCCCCAGGGGATTTTATTTATGATTACAAAAGTTTAGGGCTAACTATAGACTCAAAATTACAGAAAGCGTCATTCAATGCATTATCAAAGCAAGTAAGGGAATGGAAAGCAAAGAAGGGATTTGCCATAGTTATGGATGTTAATAATGGTCGGATCCTCTCCTTGGTTACAGTCCCGTCATATGATCCAAATAAATTTTGGCAGTATGATTCTGAACTCTTTAGGGGTTGGTATTCTCAAGATTTATTTGAGCCTGGTTCAACTTTTAAACCTATTAATCTTGCCTTAGCGTTAGAAGAAAAAGTAATCCAGAAAGATGGATTAGTTGAAGATATTGGAAGGATTAAGGTTGGAGGATGGACACTTTCGAATTGGAATAAAAAAGGTAATGGATACATTGACTATCCAAAAGTATTGCAGGTTTCAAGTAATGTTGGGATGGTAAAAATAATGCAAAATTTAGACCCCACAATTTATTGGGATTGGCTACAAAATTTAGGTATAAATAAAAATTTAGAGACTGACTTATTTGAATCAACTGCAGGCCAACTAAAGAGAAAAGATTTATTTGTAAATCAATCAATTGAACCTGCCGTAACTTCTTTTGGTAAAGGGTTCTCAATCTCGCCACTTAAATTGGTTCAACTTCATGCGGCTTTAGCAAATGGGGGGTTTGAAGTGACTCCACATGTAACCTCAACTTTCAAAGAAAGAGTTAATAAAAATTCAAAGAAACAATTTTTTTCACCGGATGTCTCCAAAATTGTTCTTGAATGGATGGAGAGTGTAGTAGATAAAGGTAGTGGATCTGGAGCGAAAATCGAGGGTTATAGGATAGCTGGGAAAACGGGTACATCTCAAAAAGCCATAAATGGTTCGTATACAAGTAAAAAAGTTTGTAGTTTTGTGGCAACCTTACCAGTTAATGATCCAAAATTTGCCGTCCTCGTGGTTATTGATGAGCCATCTAAATCATATGCATATGGTTCAACTGTTGCTGTACCTGTAGCTAAAGAAATTATCGAGAGTTTGATAGTTATTGAAAAAATACCTCCTAATATTAAAGATCACGGAATGATTGTTAAAAAACCCTAA
- a CDS encoding site-specific integrase: protein MNVIQEINNVNDKFATQGSKLKIEKRGEKLNIRGSLPSKEDENNFKIQRISLGLKADISGLEEAKKKLQLINLQLELNQFDWINWIGKPYKKEIKDGFEFPNRLNQFEEFFFKENKSDFRTSTRKTTWKSSYKPYMKRILNIYNDYENEALEKIFQKTLESYKEGTRSRKQCATSLSVLAKFMDIKLPEDWKLNSRGYGLNKAGFRDLPKDELIEKLWEKIPNKSWKFVFGLMATYGLRNHEVFFCDLSSLTNYGDKIIRVLPTTKTGEHQVWPFHPEWVEKFELSKLGENPELLPNINRDLKITTLQNIGKKITDQFKRYSLQIKPYDLRHAWAVRTIFYDLPDTVAARMMGHSVSLHTQTYHHWITKRDQQQAVNNALLKVKRVKNI from the coding sequence ATGAACGTAATTCAGGAAATTAATAATGTCAATGATAAATTTGCTACTCAAGGCAGCAAGCTTAAAATTGAGAAAAGAGGAGAGAAATTAAATATCCGTGGTTCACTTCCCTCTAAAGAAGATGAAAATAACTTTAAAATTCAAAGAATATCTCTTGGGTTAAAGGCTGATATTTCCGGATTAGAGGAGGCCAAAAAAAAATTACAATTAATCAATTTGCAATTGGAATTGAATCAATTTGATTGGATTAATTGGATAGGCAAACCTTATAAAAAAGAAATAAAAGATGGTTTTGAATTCCCAAATAGATTAAATCAATTTGAGGAATTTTTTTTTAAAGAAAATAAAAGTGATTTTCGAACCAGTACTAGAAAAACTACTTGGAAAAGTTCTTACAAACCATATATGAAAAGGATCCTAAATATTTATAATGACTATGAGAATGAAGCTTTAGAAAAAATATTTCAAAAAACACTTGAAAGTTATAAGGAAGGTACAAGAAGTAGGAAACAATGCGCAACTTCTTTAAGTGTTTTGGCTAAGTTTATGGATATTAAACTACCAGAAGATTGGAAATTAAATTCTAGAGGATATGGTCTAAACAAAGCAGGATTTAGGGATCTACCTAAAGACGAATTAATAGAGAAACTGTGGGAAAAGATCCCAAACAAGTCTTGGAAATTTGTTTTTGGTCTGATGGCTACGTATGGATTAAGGAATCATGAAGTATTTTTTTGTGATTTAAGTTCTCTTACTAATTATGGGGACAAAATTATTAGAGTTTTACCTACTACTAAAACTGGGGAACATCAAGTTTGGCCATTTCATCCTGAATGGGTGGAAAAGTTTGAATTATCAAAACTTGGTGAAAATCCAGAACTTTTACCAAATATCAATAGAGACCTTAAAATTACAACCTTACAAAATATTGGGAAAAAAATTACAGACCAGTTTAAACGTTACTCTTTACAAATAAAACCTTATGATCTAAGGCATGCTTGGGCAGTAAGAACAATTTTTTATGATTTACCTGATACTGTGGCTGCCAGAATGATGGGCCATTCGGTTAGTTTGCATACTCAAACTTATCACCACTGGATTACTAAAAGAGATCAACAACAGGCTGTAAATAATGCACTTTTAAAAGTTAAAAGAGTTAAAAATATTTAA
- a CDS encoding NAD(P)/FAD-dependent oxidoreductase, with protein sequence MTEFDVVIIGGGLSGSSTALNLSKKGYSVLIIEKVKSQDYKPCAGGMASSMQRFLPLNIEDCIESKIKNVEFRWKAADNVTADLTGESPFWIVKREKLDQLLLDECLSNGAQIMRPLLIEKIIKKNDKWEITCNNKIKYIAEFLVIADGSQSKWASYFNLGPRKPKFANTISLRLKGLGEIPRDAVRFEFGFIKYGFAWAFPLRESLNIGLGTFINNGLLENQAINKQVIRSFGFDDFSYKTIIKKLRIWNGFHSINGDKVLAVGDAASLCDPFLAEGIRPSLISSFYAAEYIDQFLSGKVDDFNLYTKKINNIWGKSMAWGRRIAQVFYRFPRTGYQLGVKRKTAPKRIAQILSGEMSYEDIAKRVIRRLLTKSGA encoded by the coding sequence TTGACAGAATTTGACGTTGTAATAATTGGTGGAGGTCTATCAGGATCTTCCACTGCTCTTAACCTATCAAAGAAAGGATATTCCGTTTTAATTATTGAAAAAGTAAAATCCCAAGATTACAAGCCATGTGCAGGTGGGATGGCATCTTCAATGCAAAGATTTCTTCCTTTAAATATAGAAGATTGCATAGAATCAAAAATTAAAAATGTTGAATTCAGATGGAAGGCTGCAGATAATGTAACTGCAGATCTGACTGGTGAATCCCCATTTTGGATTGTTAAAAGAGAGAAACTAGATCAATTATTACTTGATGAATGCTTGAGTAATGGAGCTCAGATAATGAGACCATTATTGATAGAAAAAATCATAAAAAAAAATGATAAATGGGAAATTACTTGCAATAATAAAATAAAATATATTGCAGAATTTCTTGTAATTGCAGATGGCTCCCAATCGAAATGGGCTAGTTATTTCAATTTAGGGCCAAGAAAACCGAAATTTGCCAATACAATCTCATTAAGATTGAAAGGGTTAGGTGAAATACCTAGAGATGCAGTAAGATTTGAGTTTGGATTTATAAAATATGGTTTTGCATGGGCATTCCCCCTAAGAGAAAGCTTAAATATTGGTTTAGGTACTTTTATAAATAATGGTCTCTTAGAAAATCAGGCTATAAATAAACAAGTTATCAGAAGCTTCGGTTTTGATGATTTTTCTTATAAAACAATTATTAAGAAACTCAGAATATGGAATGGCTTCCACTCAATTAATGGTGACAAAGTTTTAGCGGTTGGAGATGCAGCATCTCTATGTGATCCATTTTTAGCTGAAGGAATTAGACCATCTTTAATTAGCAGTTTTTATGCTGCAGAATACATAGATCAGTTCCTATCAGGGAAAGTAGATGATTTTAATCTTTACACGAAGAAAATTAACAACATTTGGGGGAAATCAATGGCTTGGGGGAGGAGAATAGCCCAAGTATTTTATAGATTTCCCAGAACTGGATATCAATTAGGTGTCAAAAGAAAAACAGCACCCAAACGTATTGCTCAAATATTATCAGGAGAAATGAGTTATGAAGATATTGCAAAAAGAGTTATCAGACGACTTTTAACAAAAAGCGGGGCTTAA